From the Deinococcus sonorensis KR-87 genome, the window TTGGCATTCCGGTACAACTGCGGGCCGCAGAAGGCCAGCGTGGCCCACGGCAGCTGAATGGTGGGCAGCTGTTCCAGCAGCGCCGACATCCGCCGCTCCTCGGCGTCCAGCAGGCGGCGCACCACCGGCAGAGCGCTGGTGTGATAGAGGGCGGCCAGCGGCTGGGACCGGCCCGCCTCGTCCTGCCCGCACACCGCCAGCGCGCCCGGCTGCCGCTGCTCCGTCAGGGTCCGCCAGTAGCCGGGCGTCAGGTGCGGCAGGTCCACCGCCGCAAAGGCCAGCCAGCCGTCCGGGGCAGCGCTCAGCGCCGCCTCCAGGCCCGCCAGCGGTCCCTGCCCAGGTCTCAGGTCGCCGGTCGCCTGCCAGCCAGCCAGCCGGTAGCGTCCGGGCGGCGCCACCAGCAGCCGGGGTGAGGCCCAGGCCAGGCTCAGCGCCACCCGTTCCAGCAGGGTCTGGCCTTCAAAGCGGGCCAGCGCCTTGTCGCTGCCGTAGCGCCGCGACTGGCCGCCCGCCGTAATGGCCGCCGCGCAGCCAGCGTGGTCCATCAGTGGCCCAGACGCCGCAGCGCCCAGGCGCTCAGCCGGTGGGCCAGCCGGCCGTAGGGCGGGTACACCAGCGCCACCGGGCTCACGCGCGGCTCGCGCACCACCGCCCGCTGATGGCTGAAGGTACGGAAGCTGTGCAGCCCGTGATAGCCGCCCAGACCGCTGGTCCCCACCCCCCCGAACGGCAGATTGGGGTTGCTCAGGTGAATCAGGGCGCCGTTCACCACCAGGCCGCCGCTGGTGGTGTCCTGCTCGAAGCGCTGCACCGCCCCCTCGTCGCGGCTGAACACGTACAGCGCCAGCGGCTGCTGCCCCTGCACCTGTGCCACCGCCTGATCCAGCGTGCGGTAGCCCAGCACCGGCAGCAGCGGCCCGAAGATCTCCTCCTGCATCAGCGGCATGTCCGGGCGCACGTCCGCCAGCAGCGTGGGCGCCACAAAGCGTCCGGCCACGTCGAACTGGCCGCCCGTGACCACCCGTGCCCCCTGCGCCACGCTTTCCCGGCACAGCCGGTCCAGCCGCTCCACCGCGGGGCCGTCCACGATCCGGGCGTAGTCGGGACCGTGCCGCTGCCACGCCGGGCCGCCGAACAGCCGCCCAATCTCGCCGTCCAGCTGCAACAGCAGCTGTTCCTCCACCGACTCGTGCACCAACACGTAATCGGGCGCCACGCAGGTCTGCCCGGCGTTCACGAACTTGGACCACGCGATGCGGCGGGCGGCCAGCGGCAGGTCGGCCGTGGCGTCCACCACCGCCGGCGATTTTCCGCCGAGTTCCAGCGTCACCCGCGCGTGATGCCGGGCGGCGGCCTCCATCACCAGCCGGCCCACCCGGGCGCCACCGGTGTAGAAGAAGTGATCGAAGGGCAGCTCCAGCAGCGCCTGGGCCACC encodes:
- the mobA gene encoding molybdenum cofactor guanylyltransferase, translated to MDHAGCAAAITAGGQSRRYGSDKALARFEGQTLLERVALSLAWASPRLLVAPPGRYRLAGWQATGDLRPGQGPLAGLEAALSAAPDGWLAFAAVDLPHLTPGYWRTLTEQRQPGALAVCGQDEAGRSQPLAALYHTSALPVVRRLLDAEERRMSALLEQLPTIQLPWATLAFCGPQLYRNANRPEDLLG
- a CDS encoding aldehyde dehydrogenase family protein, which produces MSHVPPVMSGPPVLPGEQPPAWLQDRFALQRAARWTVARSSVAERRALLQRLYSAIKAQRGPLAAALARDLGKSRAEAELSELRPVLDELRHLRHHLAGWMRPQRVATPPILAGSRSEIQSQPQGQVLVMSPWNYPFYLAIMPVVGALAAGNTVMLKPSEKAPHTAQALQRLLEGVVPPTLVSVVQGDAAVAQALLELPFDHFFYTGGARVGRLVMEAAARHHARVTLELGGKSPAVVDATADLPLAARRIAWSKFVNAGQTCVAPDYVLVHESVEEQLLLQLDGEIGRLFGGPAWQRHGPDYARIVDGPAVERLDRLCRESVAQGARVVTGGQFDVAGRFVAPTLLADVRPDMPLMQEEIFGPLLPVLGYRTLDQAVAQVQGQQPLALYVFSRDEGAVQRFEQDTTSGGLVVNGALIHLSNPNLPFGGVGTSGLGGYHGLHSFRTFSHQRAVVREPRVSPVALVYPPYGRLAHRLSAWALRRLGH